A portion of the Litorimonas taeanensis genome contains these proteins:
- a CDS encoding sulfotransferase-like domain-containing protein: protein MTEIIAMWSGPRNLSTAMMRSFGARADCSVMDEPFFAPYLAVTGKEHPGRDETLQHHETNPDKVAAMCASPADQTRYSFQKHMPHHMLDSFSLSWTEKAKHFFLLREPERVIASYVKGRSEFEIEDLGFAPQRRLFERLTKTLGHCPPVIHSHDILKAPERALRALCNALNMPFDSAMLSWPAGPRAEDGAWAPYWYASVQNSTGFGAAPTDMPVLTESHKVIAMQCRDDYEALAQHAVVII from the coding sequence GTGACTGAGATAATTGCAATGTGGTCTGGGCCGCGCAACCTCTCAACTGCAATGATGCGAAGTTTCGGTGCTCGTGCAGATTGTTCTGTAATGGACGAGCCCTTTTTTGCTCCTTACTTAGCCGTGACAGGTAAAGAACATCCCGGGCGAGATGAAACGCTCCAACACCATGAAACAAATCCCGACAAGGTGGCGGCTATGTGTGCCAGTCCCGCGGATCAGACGCGATACTCTTTTCAGAAGCACATGCCGCATCATATGCTCGATAGCTTTTCTTTATCATGGACAGAGAAGGCAAAGCATTTTTTCCTCTTGCGAGAACCAGAGCGCGTCATAGCGTCTTATGTCAAAGGTCGATCAGAGTTTGAAATTGAGGATTTAGGGTTCGCGCCGCAAAGGCGATTATTTGAAAGATTGACCAAAACATTAGGCCATTGCCCACCCGTGATTCATAGTCATGATATTTTGAAAGCGCCTGAAAGGGCATTGCGAGCCTTATGCAATGCGCTGAATATGCCTTTTGATTCTGCCATGTTGTCATGGCCAGCAGGCCCCCGAGCTGAAGATGGGGCTTGGGCACCTTATTGGTATGCTTCGGTTCAAAATTCTACTGGATTTGGGGCCGCGCCAACAGATATGCCCGTTTTAACTGAGAGCCATAAGGTTATCGCTATGCAGTGCCGTGATGATTATGAAGCTCTGGCGCAGCATGCCGTAGTCATCATATAG
- a CDS encoding aminotransferase class IV: MSYGSHAYVPDARNESVLFNVNGKMLPREKAVVNVFDSGFMLGDGVWEGLRVHNGKVAFLQDHLDRLWEGAAALDIDIGLSQAELSARIEATLAINNMHEDVHIRLMLTRGLRSTPYQDPRVIISDATIVIAPEYKKADPETARRPLSLYTVSVRRGRADVQDPGLNSHSKINCITACIQAIKAGADEGLMLDPQGFVATCNSTHFFVVRKGEVWTSSGDYCLGGITRGKIIDLCRANDIPVFQKNFSLMKCYSADEAFTTGTFAGLAPVGEIDGRKIGSGKRGPMVERLQKLYMEHIHKDTVG, encoded by the coding sequence ATGTCTTATGGGTCTCATGCCTATGTACCGGATGCTCGGAATGAGAGTGTCTTGTTTAATGTAAACGGGAAAATGCTTCCGCGAGAGAAAGCGGTCGTTAATGTTTTCGATTCTGGCTTTATGTTAGGTGATGGTGTTTGGGAAGGTTTGCGTGTCCATAACGGTAAAGTTGCTTTTCTACAGGATCATCTAGATCGTTTATGGGAAGGGGCCGCCGCGCTGGACATTGATATCGGGCTCTCACAAGCGGAATTATCAGCACGCATAGAGGCAACACTCGCTATCAATAATATGCATGAAGATGTGCATATTCGGCTAATGTTGACGCGGGGACTGCGGAGCACACCTTACCAAGACCCGCGGGTCATAATAAGTGATGCGACGATTGTTATCGCGCCAGAATATAAAAAGGCAGACCCAGAAACAGCGCGGCGCCCGCTTTCACTTTATACAGTATCTGTACGCAGGGGCCGGGCAGATGTTCAAGACCCCGGATTAAATTCTCATTCAAAAATTAATTGTATCACAGCCTGTATTCAGGCGATCAAAGCTGGGGCGGATGAAGGGCTTATGCTCGACCCACAAGGCTTTGTGGCTACTTGTAATTCGACGCATTTCTTCGTTGTTCGCAAAGGCGAAGTGTGGACTTCGTCAGGGGATTATTGTTTAGGCGGAATTACGCGCGGAAAGATAATTGACTTGTGCCGCGCCAATGACATTCCAGTATTTCAAAAGAATTTTTCTTTGATGAAATGTTATAGCGCGGATGAGGCTTTTACGACAGGCACATTTGCTGGACTTGCCCCAGTCGGTGAAATCGATGGGCGAAAAATAGGGTCAGGCAAAAGAGGCCCAATGGTCGAGCGTTTGCAAAAGCTTTATATGGAACACATCCATAAAGACACGGTGGGATAA
- a CDS encoding 2-hydroxyacid dehydrogenase has protein sequence MRQKPIVRVTRRLPDVIEARLSDLFDARLRSDDTPMSEAELKAAIADCDVFVPTVTDEITKDVINSASDKLKLIANFGAGTDHIDVATAYSKGITVSNTPGVLTEDTADLTLALILAVPRRLVEGDRRMRAGEFEGWSPTHMLGHRVRGKALGIIGMGRIGQAVARRADAFGLSVHYHNRHPVPKGIENSLSAKYWEDLDAMLAAVDIVSVNCPSTPDTHHLIDARRLKLMGPNSYIVNTSRGEVIDESALAAALSAGQIAGAGLDVYEEEPAVNPALLTLPNVILAPHIGSATHESRREMGEKVLINIRAKMDHHACPDRVLPPGARISLAS, from the coding sequence ATGCGACAGAAACCGATTGTAAGAGTCACACGGCGTTTGCCCGATGTTATCGAGGCGCGATTAAGCGATTTATTTGATGCACGCTTACGCTCTGATGACACGCCTATGTCTGAAGCCGAGTTAAAGGCCGCGATTGCCGATTGTGATGTCTTTGTACCAACGGTAACGGACGAAATCACAAAAGACGTTATTAATTCTGCATCGGATAAGCTGAAACTCATTGCTAATTTCGGGGCGGGTACAGACCATATAGATGTGGCGACAGCTTATTCAAAAGGTATCACGGTTTCTAATACACCCGGCGTTTTGACCGAAGACACCGCTGATTTAACTCTGGCTTTAATCTTGGCTGTACCGCGCCGATTGGTCGAAGGCGACCGCCGTATGCGTGCGGGGGAGTTTGAAGGGTGGAGCCCCACCCATATGTTAGGGCACCGCGTTAGAGGAAAAGCACTCGGTATTATTGGGATGGGCCGTATTGGACAAGCGGTGGCGCGCCGTGCTGATGCTTTTGGCTTATCCGTTCATTACCATAATCGCCATCCTGTTCCGAAAGGCATTGAAAATAGCCTATCAGCAAAATATTGGGAAGATTTGGATGCGATGTTAGCGGCAGTCGATATTGTATCGGTTAATTGCCCTTCTACGCCTGATACGCACCATTTAATAGATGCTCGACGTCTCAAATTGATGGGGCCCAATAGCTATATTGTGAATACATCACGCGGAGAGGTTATAGACGAATCTGCTTTGGCGGCTGCTTTGTCAGCAGGGCAAATTGCTGGGGCAGGGTTGGATGTTTATGAAGAAGAGCCAGCCGTGAATCCTGCGCTTCTGACTTTGCCCAATGTAATTTTGGCGCCGCATATCGGATCGGCCACTCATGAGAGCCGGCGCGAGATGGGCGAAAAAGTTCTTATCAATATACGCGCAAAAATGGACCACCATGCGTGCCCTGATAGGGTGCTTCCGCCAGGCGCCCGGATCAGCTTAGCTTCATAA
- a CDS encoding SH3 domain-containing protein translates to MFYQGLNIFDLSRKAKSLKKRSVRVAIALLTIYGTPITVSAQLHSPSGESANASMTSAPSDVQASLRVIKEAVPNTKPHEYFRKAASETPSGFPVPRYVSLKFGKVNGRTGPSRDHSIAWQYRRRGLPLVIVAETEMWRKVRDINGDEAWVRRPALSGERFVLTRAETTLLSKPKLGSKVIAATDSGALLKLEECNESGWCRVTSGNGIRGWTSNRHLWGADTL, encoded by the coding sequence ATGTTTTATCAGGGCCTTAACATATTCGACCTGTCTCGGAAGGCCAAAAGCCTAAAAAAGCGCTCTGTTCGCGTCGCCATAGCGCTTTTAACGATTTACGGAACCCCAATCACCGTATCCGCGCAGTTACATTCTCCATCAGGTGAATCGGCCAATGCCTCTATGACATCTGCACCAAGCGATGTTCAAGCTTCACTCCGCGTTATCAAAGAAGCGGTTCCTAATACAAAACCACATGAATATTTCAGAAAGGCCGCGAGCGAGACACCTTCTGGGTTTCCTGTTCCTCGCTATGTCAGCCTTAAATTTGGAAAGGTAAACGGACGCACTGGCCCAAGCCGAGATCATTCCATCGCTTGGCAATATCGCCGCCGAGGCTTGCCCTTGGTTATTGTTGCTGAAACAGAAATGTGGCGGAAAGTACGTGACATCAACGGAGATGAAGCCTGGGTGCGTCGCCCTGCCCTCTCAGGAGAGCGATTTGTTCTTACCCGTGCAGAAACCACCTTATTATCCAAGCCAAAACTCGGATCCAAAGTCATTGCAGCTACTGATTCTGGCGCTTTATTAAAGCTCGAAGAATGCAACGAAAGTGGCTGGTGCCGCGTTACGTCTGGAAATGGCATTCGTGGGTGGACATCAAATCGCCACCTTTGGGGTGCCGATACACTTTAA
- a CDS encoding S-methyl-5'-thioadenosine phosphorylase: MQKDWVLGIIGGSGLYDIDGLDNPQWVDIETPWGSPSDSILFAELDGIKLRFLPRHGRGHALSPSDLNYRANIDAMKRAGCTDLLSLSAVGSLQEAYAPGDFVVVDQFIDRTFKREKSFFGKGCVAHVSIADPVCERLAELAEKAAKTAGVKVHRGGTYLAMEGPQFSTKAESHMYRQWGCDIIGMTNMPEAKLAREAELPYATIGMVTDYDCWHEGHGNVDVAAVIAVLLKNAEKARDTVKSLITHLSTLERTPSPQGIETNLDVAIITAPEKRDPKLLSKLDAVAGRALSQS; this comes from the coding sequence ATGCAAAAGGATTGGGTGCTTGGCATTATCGGTGGATCCGGTTTGTACGATATTGATGGGCTGGATAATCCACAATGGGTCGATATTGAGACGCCATGGGGCTCACCTTCTGATTCTATCTTATTCGCAGAATTGGATGGTATAAAATTACGCTTTCTACCCCGCCACGGCCGAGGGCATGCCCTATCCCCATCAGATTTGAATTACCGTGCCAATATTGATGCGATGAAACGGGCAGGTTGTACGGATTTACTCTCGCTTTCCGCTGTAGGGTCTCTGCAAGAAGCCTATGCCCCAGGGGATTTCGTTGTTGTCGATCAATTTATTGATCGCACTTTTAAACGCGAGAAAAGCTTTTTTGGTAAAGGCTGTGTGGCCCATGTAAGTATTGCTGACCCCGTTTGCGAGCGTCTAGCGGAGTTGGCAGAAAAGGCGGCTAAGACAGCGGGAGTAAAGGTACATCGCGGCGGGACATATTTGGCCATGGAGGGGCCTCAATTCTCAACAAAGGCCGAAAGCCATATGTATCGTCAATGGGGCTGTGATATTATTGGAATGACAAATATGCCAGAGGCAAAACTCGCCCGTGAAGCGGAGCTACCCTATGCGACCATAGGCATGGTTACAGATTATGACTGTTGGCATGAAGGGCATGGAAATGTTGATGTGGCGGCTGTTATTGCGGTCTTACTTAAAAATGCTGAAAAGGCCCGCGATACGGTGAAGTCTCTTATAACGCATCTATCAACACTGGAGCGAACACCCTCACCACAAGGGATAGAGACGAATTTGGACGTGGCTATAATTACTGCACCAGAGAAGCGCGATCCAAAATTACTCTCAAAATTAGACGCGGTCGCAGGCCGAGCTCTGAGCCAAAGCTAG
- a CDS encoding M13 family metallopeptidase, translating to MKHLIIPSLLVIGLVACNSDSNSVKEDVTVANAVQSPKRGTYGIETAHMNTEVSPGDNFFEYVNGTWLKNTAIPSDRSNYGSFGILRDQAEVRVRSIIETAASKENPSADEKRIGDYYNAYLDTATIEAKGLAPLEADLNRIRVAKTHEDILSLMTDVRLGLDAPVSPYIYIDAKKNDEYAVYLTQSGLGLPNRDYYFDEGEKSDAIRAGYVDFIAKMLSEAGVEGSMDRAKAVMEFETNLAEGHWERVKQRNRDLTYNKMTRAELNKLAPGMMFDTVFADLGLSDQDSVIVREKSAIENAAKVFAKTDVDVLKDYLTANLLSNHSSYLPAVIDEANFEFYGRTLRGQEEQRPRWKRGVSLVNGTLGEVVGKVYVKEYFPPASKAQMQELVENLRGAFKEGIDGLEWMGEDTKKEAQYKLAKFNPKIGYPDEFETYEGLNVDGSDLIGTVKSAREWSWNDELSQLGGPIDRAEWGMTPQTVNAYYNSVLNEIVFPAAILDAPFFDPNADPAVNYGGIGAVIGHEMGHGFDDQGRKSDGDGIQRDWWTEQDAEGFESRAAALADQYSEFEPLPGEFLNGRLGLGENIGDLTGVTMAYNAYKRSLGGKPAPVIEGMTGDQRFFMAWAQVWAIKWKDEALSTQIKNGPHSPGEFRANGIVRNFGPWYDAFNVTPENAMYIPPEKRVKIW from the coding sequence ATGAAACATTTAATTATACCGAGTTTACTCGTAATCGGGCTTGTTGCCTGTAACTCTGATAGTAACTCTGTTAAAGAGGACGTGACTGTCGCAAACGCGGTTCAAAGCCCAAAGCGTGGCACTTATGGAATTGAAACAGCCCATATGAATACGGAAGTCAGTCCTGGCGATAATTTCTTTGAATATGTCAATGGTACATGGCTTAAGAATACAGCCATCCCATCTGACCGTTCTAATTATGGTAGCTTCGGGATTTTACGCGACCAAGCAGAAGTCCGCGTACGCAGTATTATTGAGACTGCGGCCTCCAAAGAAAACCCAAGTGCGGACGAAAAACGTATCGGTGATTACTATAATGCTTATCTTGATACGGCCACTATCGAAGCTAAAGGCCTCGCGCCGTTAGAGGCAGACCTTAATCGTATTCGCGTCGCAAAAACTCATGAAGATATATTGAGTTTAATGACAGATGTGCGCTTGGGATTGGATGCGCCAGTGTCTCCCTATATTTACATTGATGCGAAGAAAAACGATGAATACGCCGTTTATCTTACGCAGTCTGGCCTTGGTCTGCCGAACCGTGACTATTATTTTGACGAAGGTGAAAAATCTGATGCTATTCGTGCCGGTTATGTTGACTTCATTGCGAAAATGCTCAGCGAAGCCGGTGTTGAAGGCTCTATGGATCGGGCGAAAGCGGTCATGGAGTTCGAAACGAATTTGGCTGAGGGTCATTGGGAACGCGTCAAGCAACGTAACCGTGACTTAACCTATAATAAAATGACTCGGGCGGAATTAAATAAACTGGCTCCTGGCATGATGTTCGACACAGTTTTTGCGGATCTGGGTTTAAGCGATCAAGACAGTGTCATTGTACGCGAAAAATCAGCGATTGAAAATGCTGCCAAGGTTTTCGCAAAGACAGATGTTGACGTTTTAAAGGATTACCTAACGGCAAACTTGCTTTCTAATCACTCGTCTTATTTGCCTGCAGTGATTGATGAGGCCAATTTTGAATTTTATGGCCGTACGTTACGTGGGCAAGAAGAACAACGCCCTCGGTGGAAACGTGGTGTTTCACTGGTCAATGGCACATTGGGCGAAGTCGTGGGTAAGGTTTATGTAAAAGAATATTTCCCACCAGCGTCTAAAGCGCAGATGCAAGAATTGGTTGAAAACCTACGCGGCGCATTCAAAGAAGGTATTGATGGTCTTGAATGGATGGGTGAAGATACCAAAAAAGAAGCCCAATATAAGCTAGCAAAATTTAACCCAAAAATCGGTTACCCAGATGAGTTCGAAACTTATGAAGGGCTGAACGTTGATGGCTCAGACCTTATAGGTACTGTGAAAAGTGCACGTGAATGGTCTTGGAACGACGAATTGAGTCAATTGGGCGGGCCCATTGATAGGGCAGAATGGGGTATGACACCACAAACTGTGAATGCCTATTATAACTCAGTATTAAACGAGATTGTGTTCCCTGCCGCCATCCTCGACGCACCATTCTTTGACCCAAATGCTGATCCGGCTGTAAATTATGGCGGTATTGGCGCCGTCATCGGTCATGAGATGGGGCATGGGTTTGACGATCAAGGCCGTAAATCTGATGGTGACGGTATCCAGCGTGATTGGTGGACAGAGCAAGACGCTGAGGGATTTGAAAGCCGTGCTGCTGCTTTGGCTGATCAGTACAGCGAATTTGAACCTTTGCCTGGCGAGTTCCTAAATGGCCGCTTGGGGCTTGGTGAGAATATTGGTGATTTAACCGGTGTGACAATGGCGTATAATGCCTATAAGCGTTCACTCGGCGGCAAACCAGCGCCCGTTATAGAGGGTATGACGGGTGACCAAAGATTCTTTATGGCGTGGGCACAGGTTTGGGCTATTAAGTGGAAAGACGAAGCGCTCTCGACGCAAATTAAAAATGGCCCTCATAGCCCGGGTGAGTTCCGTGCAAATGGTATCGTAAGAAACTTTGGGCCTTGGTACGATGCGTTCAACGTAACACCAGAGAACGCTATGTATATTCCACCAGAAAAGCGCGTTAAAATTTGGTAG
- a CDS encoding efflux RND transporter permease subunit, giving the protein MKGLITWFVKNPVAANLIMIILFAAGAYGYFSMQREFIPQTTVNGMTISASWPGASPRDVEQQIVTRIEEAIDGLDGIDYIESTSREGSGNVNVRTKLTIDYEKMLDQVKSRVDSIQNLPPDAFRPQIFRWDARADIMYLALYGDTDRLTLQREATALRQKLTKLPGLQLTSQVTKVPEQVTIEISEEALRRYNLTFSQVATAISGSSVNLSAGTVETTGGNLQLRARSLANSAEEFEQIIVRQTSDGGTVRVRDIASVIDGFETDDFSARFRGKETAIFQVLSPDEMNITKSGDAIRQFEKDIRNSLPPNLDFAIHFDGSTMFDSRMNLIGSNALSGMILVLITLMLFLRPAVAVWVTVGIAAAFAGAIAIAPSIGITLNMISLFAFLLVIGIVVDDAIVVGESIHFHVENGVQGQRGAVAGAYMVAKPVFFAVITTIMMFIPFMLLTGPIRAITAQISLVVIAVLVFSLLEAFFILPAHLRHLKHEKSSNNRLLRFQNRLAESLVTFARVYFRPLVAFLMKWRYVTMATFVGLFIMSMTFLVKGVAPSAFLPEVEADMIVFNSSFPEGTNFERKLVVREQLDAGIAELNANVEKDFGIDWPLITKPATFTDNRGVEGYLGLSENRPDISTKMIADKLEEYVGPIPDAYRVDYGTTEGGSGNGGGLRYGVTSADAEALRVALLEIKDQMETYPDIPRAWDNMESSASEIRFTLKPGAETLGITLSEVTRQVREAFYGREVQRLPRNGEDVRVMVRYPEAARESIDSLQTLRIRAANGVEVPLFSVAEVSFTEGVGRINRRDRKQVNYTGGRVRGEQSRVAEIKRDMEENFFPQWELRNSRVSRVVVGDDQIQSTMQRELLISVVVILGLMYVLLAVAFKSYAQPFLIMVALPFALVGMIFGNMITGVPFGMFSIFGLFAAGGVAVNDNLVLIDYVNRLRAKGVGAYQAMLDACVARFRPILLTSVTTFIGITPILFETSSQAEFLKPMVVALAFGVLFDFFLTLMLVPAMYGIGVDITRLFRGLWTGVKQPGFGSSYDPDMALALEDMELDEDLQIGSGTHPSGTPPVTT; this is encoded by the coding sequence ATGAAAGGTCTAATTACATGGTTTGTTAAAAACCCAGTTGCCGCAAATTTGATTATGATAATCTTATTTGCAGCTGGGGCTTATGGCTATTTCTCTATGCAGCGGGAATTTATTCCGCAAACCACCGTAAACGGTATGACCATTTCTGCGTCTTGGCCGGGCGCCAGTCCGCGTGATGTAGAGCAACAAATTGTAACGCGTATCGAAGAAGCTATCGATGGCTTAGATGGCATTGATTATATTGAAAGCACGTCCCGTGAGGGCAGCGGTAATGTCAATGTTCGTACAAAGCTCACCATTGATTATGAGAAAATGCTCGACCAAGTAAAATCACGGGTCGACTCTATTCAGAATCTACCACCTGATGCATTTCGCCCTCAAATTTTTCGGTGGGATGCACGGGCTGATATTATGTATCTGGCGCTATATGGCGATACAGATCGGTTAACACTACAACGCGAGGCGACAGCTTTACGGCAAAAATTGACGAAGCTTCCTGGACTGCAGCTTACATCTCAAGTTACCAAAGTCCCAGAACAAGTGACGATTGAAATTTCTGAAGAGGCGTTGAGGCGCTATAATTTGACATTTTCTCAAGTTGCGACAGCTATATCAGGATCCTCTGTAAATCTCTCTGCTGGGACTGTGGAAACAACAGGCGGAAACTTACAATTAAGAGCGCGCAGTCTGGCTAACAGCGCCGAAGAATTTGAGCAAATTATTGTAAGGCAAACCAGTGATGGTGGCACGGTTCGGGTGCGTGATATTGCGTCAGTCATTGACGGGTTCGAAACGGATGATTTCAGCGCGCGTTTCCGAGGCAAGGAAACGGCTATCTTCCAAGTCTTATCGCCAGACGAGATGAATATTACCAAATCAGGAGACGCTATTCGTCAATTTGAAAAGGATATTCGGAACTCACTGCCACCCAATTTAGACTTCGCCATTCATTTCGATGGATCGACAATGTTCGATAGTCGTATGAACCTTATTGGTTCCAATGCGCTGTCAGGGATGATTCTGGTTTTAATCACTCTAATGTTGTTCTTGCGCCCCGCCGTTGCGGTTTGGGTGACGGTTGGAATTGCGGCTGCCTTTGCGGGTGCGATAGCAATCGCACCGTCCATTGGTATCACATTGAATATGATTAGCCTATTTGCCTTCTTATTGGTGATTGGTATCGTTGTGGATGACGCTATTGTTGTCGGTGAAAGTATCCATTTCCACGTTGAAAATGGTGTGCAAGGTCAACGCGGGGCCGTTGCGGGCGCTTATATGGTGGCCAAACCTGTTTTCTTCGCGGTTATCACAACCATAATGATGTTCATTCCCTTTATGTTGCTAACGGGGCCTATTCGGGCAATCACCGCGCAGATTAGTTTGGTCGTCATTGCCGTCTTGGTGTTTTCTTTGCTTGAGGCCTTTTTCATTCTTCCTGCACATTTGCGTCACCTGAAGCATGAGAAGTCGAGTAATAATCGTCTATTGAGATTTCAAAACCGTTTGGCGGAGAGCTTAGTGACATTTGCGAGGGTTTATTTCCGGCCGCTCGTCGCCTTTTTGATGAAATGGCGTTATGTCACAATGGCGACATTTGTGGGTCTATTCATCATGTCGATGACCTTCCTTGTCAAAGGGGTCGCCCCCAGTGCCTTCCTTCCCGAGGTTGAGGCCGATATGATTGTGTTTAACTCTAGTTTTCCTGAAGGCACTAATTTTGAACGAAAGCTTGTCGTTCGCGAACAATTAGATGCAGGCATTGCAGAATTAAATGCGAATGTGGAAAAAGACTTTGGTATAGATTGGCCGCTTATTACAAAGCCAGCGACATTTACGGATAATCGCGGCGTTGAAGGTTATTTAGGGTTAAGCGAAAATAGACCTGACATTTCTACCAAAATGATTGCGGATAAACTGGAAGAATATGTAGGCCCAATCCCCGATGCTTATCGCGTGGATTATGGCACCACTGAAGGCGGTTCAGGTAATGGCGGCGGCTTACGTTACGGCGTAACCTCTGCAGACGCTGAGGCGCTGAGAGTGGCCTTATTAGAAATTAAAGACCAGATGGAAACTTATCCAGATATTCCACGGGCTTGGGATAATATGGAAAGCTCCGCGAGTGAAATTCGATTTACTCTGAAACCCGGAGCAGAGACATTAGGCATTACGCTCTCTGAAGTAACGCGTCAGGTCAGAGAAGCCTTTTATGGACGAGAAGTCCAGCGCCTCCCGCGTAATGGCGAGGATGTTCGTGTAATGGTGCGTTACCCTGAGGCAGCACGTGAGAGCATAGATAGTCTACAAACTTTGCGCATTCGTGCGGCGAATGGGGTCGAAGTACCGTTATTCTCTGTCGCGGAGGTGTCCTTTACCGAAGGTGTGGGACGCATTAATCGCCGTGACAGAAAACAAGTAAATTACACAGGTGGCCGCGTTCGCGGTGAACAATCACGCGTGGCGGAAATCAAACGTGACATGGAAGAAAATTTCTTTCCACAGTGGGAGCTTAGAAACTCTAGAGTAAGCCGAGTTGTAGTGGGGGATGACCAAATTCAGTCCACTATGCAGCGCGAACTCTTGATATCTGTCGTCGTCATTCTCGGCCTGATGTATGTTCTTTTGGCAGTAGCCTTTAAATCCTATGCACAACCTTTCCTCATAATGGTGGCTTTGCCATTTGCCTTAGTTGGAATGATTTTTGGTAATATGATTACGGGCGTACCCTTTGGAATGTTTTCGATCTTTGGATTGTTTGCGGCAGGCGGCGTCGCCGTGAATGATAATTTGGTCTTAATCGACTATGTAAACCGCCTCAGAGCTAAGGGCGTTGGCGCCTATCAAGCCATGCTTGATGCCTGTGTGGCGCGTTTCCGGCCAATTTTGCTTACATCCGTCACCACCTTTATTGGGATTACGCCGATCTTATTCGAAACGTCTAGTCAGGCAGAATTTTTAAAGCCGATGGTGGTTGCCTTGGCTTTTGGTGTCTTATTTGACTTCTTCCTTACATTGATGTTGGTACCCGCTATGTATGGTATAGGTGTCGATATTACGCGGTTGTTCAGAGGTTTATGGACAGGTGTGAAACAGCCTGGATTTGGGTCTTCATATGATCCAGATATGGCTCTAGCCTTAGAAGATATGGAACTGGATGAGGATCTGCAGATTGGGTCTGGAACCCATCCAAGCGGTACTCCGCCAGTGACTACATAA